From the Methanonatronarchaeum thermophilum genome, the window TACCATTTCATAGGCATTATCTATAGCTTCATCACCAACCAACAAACCGTCTTGGTCTAGATCAGCATTATCGAAACGAGATGTATAATTTAATACAGCAAGGTCTCCATTGTCTTTAACATCTTCAAGTATCTCTGAGACAGGATCTATCTTATCCAGCACCTCTTCTTCCTGCCTTCTAGCTATCTCCCTCACATCCTCTATCTCGAGCTCACTATAATCAACCACCCTCAAAAGATACACCCCTCATTTTTTCCTCCATTTTACGTAAATTCTCTTCATTATCAAAACTATTGTATACATCAAGTTTAAAAGAACTATCTCTATCTATCTTTTTCCAATAACCAATAAAGTTCTCAAACACCCTAACCACATTGTCAACGATACTGATATCCGCAGTTTTAGAGGTTCTAGAAAGTGGATTTAAATCGATTGAGATAACAGTTTTCCCCAAATCCCTTAATTTAACCGTCCGATCACCATCTTCAAGAGGAACCATAACTGTGTCAGCAGAGTAAATACCCTCCCTTGAAACAAACGCCCTATCGTGAGACAGATCCTTAATCAACATATCTGCATCCCCTCCCAACACACCGACAGCACCATGCTCCTCTAAAAACTCAATAATCCGGTTAACCCGCTCATCACTACGATGGAACAAATTAACCTCCACCCCCACCCCAAGCATAGATAACTCACCAACCAACTCAGGAACAACCGCAGCAACATTACCATTAACCGATAAAACAGGGTTATCAGACCGATACATACAGTGAGCCGCAGCTAAAGTTGCTTTATCCGCCCACTCAACAGTCTCCTCACCCAATAAATAATCAAAAGCCTCTCCACGGCCATGAGCAATCAAACCAGCTTTAGCAACCAAACCCTCTTCAAAACCCCTAACTAAACGCTCTCTCAACAACAACGACTCATACCTAGGATGATCTTCAGGAACAGACAACAAAAACACCTCCACAAGACAACCTTAATTCCATCCATTACAACAATAACCTTACCCAAAAAACCAAAAAACCTCTTGAACACCCATAAAACAAAATCAAATAACTATAGTTATACTATCCCCCCGCTCAACACCAAAATATTTCTCAGCACTACCCTGATTTACAGAAACCTCCAAATAACCATGGCTACCAGTAGTCAACAAACCACCACCAACCTCAACCTCACCATAACAACGCCTATAAGGCACCTCCCATTCACCAACAAAAACATCTTCACCAAAATCCAAACCACAAACCTCTTTTGAAGGAATATTCGTTACAACATTCCCAAACCGATCAATATTAATCACAACACCATTCAACACACCACCCTTCTGACTCCAACCCCCAAAACCAATTTCTTCATACCTACCAGTTTCACAACCAACCTCACCAGGACCAACACCCGTAGTAAGCCAAGCACCCACCGCACTAAAAACATCCCTCCCATGAAACGTATCAGAAACATCATCCAACAAAAAACGACTATCCTCAATAACATACACACTAAAATCCCCTAACGACCTCGCAACCGGAATAAACAACCCATTATCAGGGCCAACAAAACATTGACCCCCAACCTCAACAACAATACCCTCACGCTCCGTACCAACACCAGGATCAACAACCCCAACATGCACAGTACCCGATGGATAATACCCAGCAGTCGTCAAATACACATAAGCAGCCTTCCAAACATCCTGACTTGGAATATCATGAGTTATATCAACCAACCTACAATCAGTTATACCCCCAGCAACACCCTTCATCACACTTGAATACCCATCAACAG encodes:
- a CDS encoding phosphopantothenate/pantothenate synthetase produces the protein MLSVPEDHPRYESLLLRERLVRGFEEGLVAKAGLIAHGRGEAFDYLLGEETVEWADKATLAAAHCMYRSDNPVLSVNGNVAAVVPELVGELSMLGVGVEVNLFHRSDERVNRIIEFLEEHGAVGVLGGDADMLIKDLSHDRAFVSREGIYSADTVMVPLEDGDRTVKLRDLGKTVISIDLNPLSRTSKTADISIVDNVVRVFENFIGYWKKIDRDSSFKLDVYNSFDNEENLRKMEEKMRGVSFEGG
- a CDS encoding SAM hydrolase/SAM-dependent halogenase family protein, giving the protein MLTFLSDFGTVDGYSSVMKGVAGGITDCRLVDITHDIPSQDVWKAAYVYLTTAGYYPSGTVHVGVVDPGVGTEREGIVVEVGGQCFVGPDNGLFIPVARSLGDFSVYVIEDSRFLLDDVSDTFHGRDVFSAVGAWLTTGVGPGEVGCETGRYEEIGFGGWSQKGGVLNGVVINIDRFGNVVTNIPSKEVCGLDFGEDVFVGEWEVPYRRCYGEVEVGGGLLTTGSHGYLEVSVNQGSAEKYFGVERGDSITIVI